TGACAAGTCATAAATTGTAATGAGATGACGTGATACAATCAATTTAGAAATTGGAGACAATATAGTGTGGGTTTCTGTATCCACACAACATCAGCATCACAAAACATGTAAttcatttaaatgataaaaatataacgTGTGTCATTTTTCGTTTCTTTTATTACTCAATTGTACAGTTTACTGagacagcatggaacttaaatggtcattgcaaggtaaatttattaataattattaaattaagttaaaagcatcaattaccatttaatgtgcttgtttatattttgctcacaactgcctctgatgcgattacatgtttctccctaaaccaggtattcacggaacgttttgCCCTTCATTTGCATAAAttgcgcgttaaaatgccctttttgaaagtaatgcgccatgcccctttgccatCCTAGGAAAAACAATAGAGCCGCTTCATGcaatatatttggcatgtaaaatTGTATAATGCTGCTCTCCAAAATTCTTCTCAAATTATGCATTCGGCGAAAATATGACATCACcttatataaacttatatataGCTCTAAAAGTTTGTAATTAGTACTCGGAAATCACAAATTATAAAGATTTAGTAATGGGCATGTATTGCGGTCCTCAACAACAATTTTTCAAATCATGACTGGCTCACATGCTATTTATACAGAAAAgataatagtttatttgaaaaaaagggcCAAACAACCTAATACagcatataacaaaacaaacaaatactaaATCCTCGCTGATAAAATTAAATCCTATGACCTTTAGATCTCAGGAAGGAAGACAACTCTTTAAGTacagtttaaatatatgtatgatgCTTACATCCCTTTACCTGGTTCCGATGCTTTACTACAGTtttgtgaaaacagttcgagccatcctaTAATGCGACCCTCGCGAAATTGAGCCATCCGACataaatttatatgaatatatagcaataaaaaatctgCGCTTCGAggagagttcgagccaaccgaAAATTCGAGTCAaccgagttcgagccatcgggtttcgactgtaattaatgtattaaaaCGTGTTCGGTGTGCTACTAACTATGTTGTAAAGAATTAAAGACCGCGGAAAATAGTTTTGTCAAATTAGAAGATTAATTAACACGATGTTGAAGATATCTTTGAGATCATATCACTCTTTGCTTGgatatacattgtattatacGAATTTAAATTGTTCTTAGTGGATGTTTTAAAGGCATTGGGTCGTGGGATTAACCAGAGCGgcaaaataatacttaatttcTAACTAAGGGCACACAGGTTGTTAACGTTCAGAATGTCCCATCATTTACTTCAGCTTCCCACGCAAATAGATCTAGCCGAGTGCATATATAAAACGCACTATTTATCATGCATATTaatgtatctacatgtatatatctgtttaaactttcatattataattattttaataatccaATTCGCTTTTATAACGGGTACGAGTCTCTTCTGTAAGATAAAATTCGAATGTTTGATAATTGCTGTTCTGATACTTATCCTGATTGATCAGCAATCGCGAGCTCACGTAATAGCTATCGGGTAAGCACGTAATTAACATCGCTTGGCATATAAAGCTATCGCGTGTTCACGTAATGGCTTTCGCGTGCGCAACAAAAAGCGGGAACTCTAGAAACAAAAGCTAACTCGTTACCATAACCACACATGGGATTACACAAGTGATGATGTAGGTAAAACCTCATATGTAAGCAATACACGTTTATGGTAAATTGTAGACGAAAAGCGGTGAAATGCTAAGCATTTTTTACGATTTTGATTGAGGATTATCAATAAACGaacatagttatatatatataaaatgtatgtcaGTTGTGTTATTTCGTTTGTTTGAATATTGTGTATACATTCTTTTTAAAActgttaacaagtccctttaacctTGCACAGGTATTTTGCGAATTAAATGACGATCAATGTATTACCTGTTTACCTGTGTTTAAGACCTGTTAATTATCTTCGATTATCATCATATCGGGGAAACACCGACCATGTTTATGCATACAAATATGCTTCACAGTGACAGACATTTTCCTTGTTTGCCGAACTTGAAAACATTGGCAGTTTTATTAGTCTTCCTCTTTCGACAATCAACCCTTTAATGATACTTGATATTCCATTTGTTCTATGAACAAGTGTATCGATAATCATTtaaacagttgtggttaaaaagTTATGTCTATTCTATCTCGTTATCTGAATCAACAAGGTGAATATCGTTTGAAGTTTGCTGTGACTAATTAAACGAAAACATGccagaaaggtcttaaattgtAAGCTCTTTCATCGGAACTGTCTAATACCATCATGCGGATAtcgtttaatttttgtttttaaaaagttgtttattttataatcgGCACTTCAACAAAAAGTCAAGATACACATCTCTTATTCACGTTCTCAAATTAACCTCAAAGATTTTAggcacattaaaacattatatcaaatattACAATAGATGCGTTTACTTTATGAAAGGTTTCAACGATATGTGTACTTTTTCAAAATCCGTATTACATACTTACATACTTACCTTAAGCATTAAATAAATGGCAAACTGTCAaccttctataaaaaaaatatccgaTTACATTTAAAAGAAGCTTCCATAATCGTGGGTATCGTCATTGGAAAGCTTTACAAAGGATACATTGTAATGAAATAACGTTTTATCATCCGTTTAGATATTGGGGAACATCATGCGTGCTATTAATGCACACCAATTAGCATCACAAAAatacgttttattttaataatgcagTATGTTACTAATGTCttgtttaatgtttgttatattcAGACTAACTGAAACATTTGCTTTGAGTAAGTTGTTACTTATGCTCCGGTTTTGCAAACATTACATTCAtgaatgctgcaatactaaaatGTCATGATTAAATCGTCTCCAAACTGAAATTTAGTATGCGTGAACAAGTGATTCGAATATGTGAATGAAGTTCTGTTCGAATGAACTGGCATTTCCCGTAATAACATTGATTTACAATTTGTGATATTCccatgttttcaaataataaatgtattacaaCGTGTACGTATGTGCTACTAATTATGTTGTAAAGAACTAAAGAGCGCGGAAAATAGTTTTTCAAACTAGAAGCAAAAAAATGCATCATGATATAACACGATGTTGAAGACATCTTTTCGATCATGTCACTCTTTGCTaagatatacattgtataaaaacAATTCAATATGTGCTAAGTGGATGTTTTTCAGGCATTGGGTACTGGGATTAACCAGACCggcaaaataatacttaacttctAACTTAGGGCACACATGCTGTTAACATGCAGAATGTCTCATCATTCGCTTCAGCTTCCCACACACACAAAATCTAACAAAGTGCATGTATAAAACGCACCATTTATCATGCATTTTAATGTtgctacatgtatacattgttttaaactttcatatttgttaattgttaaagatCCAATTTGCTTTTATAACGGACACGAGTCTTTTTTAGGAACGTAACATTTGTATCCTAAAAAAAAGAACGTATCCTCTGTATTTGTAAAATGTGATatttatatgtatgcaatattagTTCTAATCTCATTATGATTAGTCCTCTTCAATTTAATAATACAACGAGTTCAACAAGACATAATTAAGGTTTTGGTTGGCCCGTCTTTTAATGTGGTTATCtgtaaaacacaattatttttagtCGTTAGAATACGAAAGCGGATACCAACCTTTACTCTAATCGATATCTTCCTTTTTTTCaagcatgttttatattttaatgaacaCCTATACTTAAATAAATGACAAATACCAGAACAATTAGTTTTTAGTCGTAAGAATACGAAAGCGGATACCAACCTTTACTCTAATCGATATCTtcctttttttcaagataaaagtCAAGATACACATCTCTTATTCACGTTCTCAAATTAACCTCAAAGATTTTAggcacattaaaacattatatcaaatattACAATAGATGCGTTTACTTTATGAAAGGTTTCAACGATATGTGTACTTTTTCAAAATCCGTATTACATACTTACATACTTACCTTAAGCATTAAATAAATGGCAAACTGTCAaccttctataaaaaaaaaatatccgaTTACATTTAAAAGAAGCTTCCATAATCGTGGGTAATGTCATTGGAAAGCTTTACAAAGGATACATTGTAATGAAATAACGTTTTATCATCCGTTTAGATATTGGGGAACACCTATACTTAAATAAATGACAAATACCAGAACAATTAGTTTTTAGTCGTAAGTATACGAAAGCGGATACCAACCTTTACTCTAATCGATATCTTCCTTTTTTTCaagcatgttttatatttaaaaaaacacctatacttaaagcgggtatatacgatcttgtgaaatatttatttattaatgtaaaatgtgtaaaaatttattatacatatatttcaatatgaactaaaataaaagttaagaagaacatgtgtcgaaaaatgctaaataagccagatatttaattctgaaatcgaaaaaggctgtacagccgaattcgccagcatgtatatcatgcatgtacgatgtgaatctaaatttagtttaacggttcatttgaaattcctgcagcgatatcgattcatacgacacacaaacacttactaaaaagacgaatgcatcggttattgtaggaaaataattacgaattatcttcgtcacaatcggctcagggccctaatttgtatttgctgtattttatgaaattcgtcttaaatgtatcatttttcttgcatattgtgtgttattataacatatttgtatcaatattttacaattcagcacatataaaaatcgtatatacccgctttaaataaatgacaaataCCAGAACATGTAGGGGATATTTGTAATTGATACCCCTTGATTGTACGATTGCACTTGCGGTTAAATCACATGATGAAGTATTTGAACTGACTAAGGACAAAGTTTGTATATTTTTGCTTACGGTAACATTCATTGAATACAATCGAAGCTCAATCACCTGTAAGCACAATTAATACTGTttagttattaatataatattgattgTCCTTGTCGGTTATTATTCATGCGATGCATATACGTTTGGAATTCGCGATATCAGATTTTaagaaaaatcaagaatatagAATGATGacatataacaaaacatatatcAGTGTTGTATATTGACAATATATAAATGTTCTTCACAAAAAAATACTGCGGAGCTTATCGAGTAGAACGTACATAAAATTACAACttaaacccattaatgcctagcgtctagaaaaaaggcattggcaaacggcgtagaccctgatgagacgccgcatcatgcggcgtctcatcagggtctgcgctgtttgcttaaaggaattgctgtaagaaatatactaaatatggaaataaataaactagacatcccttattttggaaataaattgatccaatttagaaggatgggagagtcctgtaggcataaatgggttaatattatgGTTCAAACATTAGCACGAACATTGCCTGTCACGTCTGAAGGCAGGCTTGCATATAGTGAAACGGTTCACTAAATTATTTATGTAAAGGCATTCCTAATTCTAACAGTTTCGAATAGTTTGTGATATTTATTTAACTAGATACTGGACGTTTAATTTTTCGAAACAAATACAGGTCTGTAAACCGAAATATAAACATTGCCTCGCTTTGATGTGTCTGAATGGGCGGGTGAGGCCTATTGTGAACATGCCTATTATGTAGAATCTTAACAGAGGAAACGCCGATATTTTAGGATCAGGAAGTAAAAGAGTTATTACATCACATCCTTGAAACTTGACAGAGGAATACAGTTAAATAGCAGTGGGGTTTTACAACTGAATGGCTAAAGAGGATTGTGTTTGCGATATCAGTCTATCCGTCAAAAGAGGACTGCAGTGTTAGATGTTCGGTCGCTGAACGCTTGTGTTATTGAAATACACACTTTGTATattgattatttttgtttaaggtTGTAAATATGGGTAATGCTAGTACGCGACCAAAGGGAAAATACTTAAACGAAATCATTTCAAAATGTACGAACTTGGAAATCGACGACGCCATTCAAATATTCAAGGATTTCCAGCGGCAATCAGGGGGGAAAGGCAAGCTAAGTGAAGACGATTTTGTTAAAGTCTACATTGAAGCTTTTCATGGAAAGAGCGAAATTTCCGCTCTTGCCAGAAACATCTTCCATGCTTTCGATACCAACCATAATGGCTTTTTGGAGTTCGAGGAATTTGTTATCGGGCTGAGCGTCACGGAAGCATGTCTTGTGGAAGCGGACCAAGAGATGAGAATAAAGAAGATGAAATGGGCCTTTGACGTTTATGACAAGGACAGGAGTAACACTATAGATCGCCATGAAATGCGTCTCATCGTACGGGTAACGAAATTTTTATGTTTCTGTGGTTTTTTTTTCATACTTCACAACGGCTTAAATAATGGCATGTTCTGCACCTGTGAAGTTGAtacatttttcttaaattatgttaatttattgtaattatgcCTTTCGGCTCATGGATGCCGcaacacaatataaaatatagaTTATGTAAAAAAGTATTGTGCTTGTAGTCTTCGTGTCATTAATATCTTTAAACAGATACACGGCCGGTCGAACTGCCTTCATAACGACAAAAAAACAACGTGATTATGTGTTCGCTGTGAATAAGAAATATTACGACTTTAAAACCAAATACCCCCGTTGGTAATCGTGTGTATAAAGTTATCGTCTCCTGTTGTACAATATATATTACCGGCATTTATTAACTTTAACGAGTGCTTTGTCCATAGTttggtacatatacatgtatatgtgtatattttttatctgcCATAATGACGAACCATACACTAATTGTATTACTATATGCCCAGTGAACATTTAATAAAGCACACatttgtaattcaatggaaaaaaaaatgaaaaataagattttttttaataaaatgctaattaaattcaaatattgtttgtTACACGAAATTACAAACTTAATTAATACGTAGATCTCGAAGCATTGTGTGTTTgcaaaatgtatgtgtatatgaaaTAAACTACCATACTATTGGACCTTACACTTGTAGAGAGACAAAACTAAAATGTTCCTGAATTGTATATAAGAAAAACTTACACTAAACACTTCCATCTATAAAATTTGCAGCTGTAATTTATCGCCATTAGATTTTACAATAGATAGCACGAAATTTACACATATACTTTCTACATTAACTTgctaatttaattataaatgaacACATACTTATGTGTTTCTTTTGATCTTtctttttaatgattttgttaCTAGCACATATCAGGTGTGCACATGATTCGTGGTAAATTTTTTTATTCTGTGAATGCTTTAAAATGATAATATCACTGAAGATTAACAGTACTATTTAATCATTGAAATAACGTTAATATCTTAGAACgaaatctatttaaaaaaaactatcgtAAGTTATTGCATCATATGAGATCTGACTCGACATGTAGGTAAGTGCACAAATATATGCAAACATATACATAGAACCTCACCATGCACAGTATGACACatgtataactttaaagtaaacgCATACCGAGACATcgctaattttacaaattaacatACACAACGGCACGCTCTCTGTAAAGTATGATATAAATGTAAAAGTGTGCTTTAAAAGTATCACAATGCTTAAACTATTTTACATTAAAACTCTACATTCCGAAGactgtatttaaaaaatgcatatgttGCCATATTCTTGAGAATGCTACATTTCAACTTCCGTTTTCGATAGATCTAGCATCGAGAATTTTTGTTAATCAATAGATTGGGTCGTTTCGTCGACTTCGTTGATATGTTGAACATAAACAGTTGGAATCAAGATTAAAAAGTATTAAAGGATTTTGAAAATTCGAGAAGCAGTTGTTCAAAAATAAGCTTTCGATTTTCGATTTAATATAATATTGGAACCATTAACAACGATTTGGGGCTTGAATGCACGTATCGAACTTTTTtctgtaaaaaatcaaaatgcgaACATATTCAAACAGAATTtgacaaatttaatttatttttgtatagaATTGAGAACTATATGTATTAATTATGGTATTAATACCGCCTTCCGCTTGACTTTTAAGGCCGTTGCAGACGTGGTAACAGTCGAATTGTTTCTCGGTGAAGAGACACCAGACGAGTTTGCTGATCGTCTCTTCGAAGAAGCAGACGAAAACAGAGACGGCAAGATAACGTTCGAGGAGTTCCAAAAAGCTGCCGAACACAACGACACGCTTGTGAACATGTTACTTCCCGCACCAGTATGAGTGGAGACTACCATTTAACATGTTGACCGTATGGAAGAGAACAATGCCCCAAGCTCATTTAGCAAAATAAATGTGACATAATCTCACATATTAGCATTTGATCCGGAAATTAAACGACCGTACACTTCCTCATGTTTTCACCATTATAAATCTAAAGATTGGTTAATTATCGAAAACAAAATGGAAAATGAATGTGTTTGTATCGCATGCTTAccattttgaaaaacatttactaGACTGAAAGTCTTGTAAAAGCGATGTACtagtatcttattattttattttccctATTATCCATGACAATCACGCAATATGGAAATGTTTTGATTTCATTGATGCTATGTGTATGGGTGACATGTGATGCTCAGCGTGTTGGCCGACACTCCTGTAAACAAAGGCCTCCATGTgtttttgcattgaccgttccaatgcgatAACATCAGATGTCTTCATTTTCGGTGTTTATTTGTGTGGTGTAAGTGTTCCATTTCAAATAAACCTTCAAATGTGTTCCTGGACTTTATAAGTAATTACTGACCAAGATAAATAGCATTTTAGTAGAATTATACCCCATTTTGTACCAAGCAAGTTCATGTAAGTTGAAATTTAGATTAAAGTTCGGATGCAATACGTTAATATCTATGTTACTACAACAGATTTGCAATTGAAAACACTGACATATGCAATACGTAAATATCTATGTTACTGCAACAGATTTGCAATTGAAAACACTGCCATATGCAATACGTAAATATCTATGTTACTACAACAGATTTGCAATTGAAAACACTGACATATGCAATACGTAAATATCTATGTTACTACAACAGATTTGCAATTGAAAACACTGCCATATGCAATACGTAAATATCTATGTTACTACAACAGATTTGCAATTGAAAACACTGCCATATGTAATACGAAAATATCTATGTTACTACAACAGATTTGCAATTGAAAACACGGCCATATGTAATACGTAAATATCTATGTTACTACAACAGATTTGCAATTGAAAACACTGCCATATGCAAAACGTAAATACCTATGTTACTACAACAGATTTGCAATTGAAAACACTGCCATATGCAATACGTAAATATCTATGTTACTACAACAGATTTGCAATTGTAAACACTGTCATATGCAATACGTAAATATCTATGTTACTACAACAGATTTGCAATTGAAAACACTGCCATATGCAATACgtaaatatatatgttactaCAACAGATTTGCAATTGAAAACACTACCATATGCAATacgaaaatatatatgttaccaCAACAGATTTGAAATTGTAATCACTGCCATATGCAATACGTAAATATCTATGTTACTACAACAGATTTGCAATTATAATCACTGCCATATGCAATACGCAAATAGCTATGTTACTACAACAGATTTGCAATTGTAATCACTGCCATGTGCAGTACGTAAAAAGCTTTGTTACTACATCAGATTTGCAATTCAAAACACTGTCAATCAGAATAATTATACGTCTTTTTGTGTCTACGTAACTTCAAGTTTATGTTTTCGATCAACAACTCGAAGTTTCTCTATCTATCGCATATATTGAAATACAGGCGCTGAATGTACTTAAGTTATTCTCTTGCGTATTAACAGAGGAACTGTACTTTGTTGTAAACACAACTTTGGTCTTCAAACCCGGAGTGCGTTAGTTTTTTGGTCAACACCACAGTGCGTTTACGTTAAACACACATATGCCTATTACATCCTCATTTTGACAGTTCAGTCATGATTATCATTCTCGTCGTCATCATTATTGTCGTCTCTGTCATAATTtgacattatcatcatcatcatcatcatcatcatcatcatcatcagcagcagcagcagcagcagcagcagcagcagcagcagcagcatcatcatcatcatcatcatcatcatcatcatcttcatcttcatcttcatcttcatcatcattatcattatcattatcatcatcatcatcatcatcatcatcatcatcatcatcatcatcatcatcatcatcatcatcatcatcatcatcaaagtcCCTATCATATTAATGATTATCACAATAACTAAATTCACAATCATCATAT
This sequence is a window from Dreissena polymorpha isolate Duluth1 chromosome 16, UMN_Dpol_1.0, whole genome shotgun sequence. Protein-coding genes within it:
- the LOC127862507 gene encoding neurocalcin-delta B-like isoform X1, which codes for MGNASTRPKGKYLNEIISKCTNLEIDDAIQIFKDFQRQSGGKGKLSEDDFVKVYIEAFHGKSEISALARNIFHAFDTNHNGFLEFEEFVIGLSVTEACLVEADQEMRIKKMKWAFDVYDKDRSNTIDRHEMRLIVRAVADVVTVELFLGEETPDEFADRLFEEADENRDGKITFEEFQKAAEHNDTLVNMLLPAPV
- the LOC127862507 gene encoding hippocalcin-like protein 1 isoform X5 translates to MGNASTRPKGKYLNEIISKCTNLEIDDAIQIFKDFQRQSGGKGKLSEDDFVKVYIEAFHGKSEISALARNIFHAFDTNHNGFLEFEEFVIGLSVTEACLVEADQEMRIKKMKWAFDVYDKDRSNTIDRHEMRLIVRAVADVVELFLGDETPDEFADRLFEEADVNKDGKITFEEFQKAAEHNDTLVNMLLPAPV